The following proteins are co-located in the Microcystis wesenbergii NRERC-220 genome:
- a CDS encoding PIN domain-containing protein: protein MTNSLCFCDSNIWLYRLLIDPECNDAEEMRKRNLANALTSRENILISTQIINEVCAVLSKKAKISEIQIRQIIQEFYDGCVVIQLDRNIILRASELRTQYSFSFWDSLIVASALASDASILYSEDMQDGLIISNQLTLINPFRSS, encoded by the coding sequence ATGACCAATTCTCTTTGTTTTTGTGATTCTAATATCTGGCTATACCGTCTTTTAATAGACCCAGAGTGTAACGATGCTGAAGAAATGCGAAAACGCAATCTAGCGAACGCTTTAACTAGCAGGGAAAATATCTTAATCAGTACGCAAATTATTAATGAAGTTTGCGCTGTTTTATCCAAAAAAGCTAAAATAAGTGAAATTCAAATTAGACAAATTATCCAAGAATTTTACGATGGATGTGTTGTTATTCAACTTGATCGCAATATTATTTTAAGAGCCTCTGAACTCCGCACTCAATACAGTTTTTCTTTTTGGGATAGTTTAATTGTAGCTAGTGCCTTAGCATCCGATGCTAGTATTCTTTACTCTGAAGATATGCAGGATGGGTTAATAATATCCAATCAACTAACTTTAATTAATCCTTTTCGATCGAGTTGA
- a CDS encoding DNA cytosine methyltransferase, translated as MNRQQKRVLSLFSGCGGMDLGLEGGFWVHQDCVNENIHQDWIVERREPWLKLPRTTFETVFANDITKAAHNAWIPYFEKRCKKNVFHLGSIVDLVKQAEKGEFQFPSNIDVVTGGFPCQDFSVSGKRKGFNSHKSHTGKLLDESEDSFQDNRGKLYYWMKRVIELTLPKVFIAENVKGLISLANLKDIIEDDFSAIGKDGYIVIPKLLFAPDYGITQTRERIIFIGLNKTYLKATAIGHLENNDIFPPPTHKVKTYSTVGQILSGLAEPEDELFDLSQKSYSKAKYYGKTQGQIEVNLQGLGPTIRSEHHGNIEFRRLSLELGVKIVNELEAGLKMRRLTVRECARIQTFSDDFQFVRQQNKGDGKYSLSATDGYKLIGNAVPPLLAYHIARHLEHQWNYLFEDIYSVSKNLCVALP; from the coding sequence ATGAATAGGCAACAAAAGCGAGTTTTATCCCTCTTTTCTGGCTGCGGGGGAATGGACTTAGGATTAGAGGGAGGTTTTTGGGTACACCAAGACTGTGTTAATGAAAATATTCATCAAGATTGGATAGTAGAAAGACGGGAACCATGGCTAAAACTACCGCGCACTACTTTTGAAACTGTCTTTGCTAATGATATAACTAAAGCTGCTCATAATGCTTGGATTCCCTACTTTGAAAAAAGGTGTAAAAAGAATGTATTTCACTTGGGGAGTATTGTAGATTTAGTCAAACAAGCAGAAAAAGGAGAGTTTCAGTTTCCCAGTAATATCGATGTAGTAACGGGAGGTTTTCCCTGTCAAGATTTTAGTGTTTCAGGAAAAAGAAAGGGGTTTAATTCTCACAAAAGTCACACGGGTAAACTACTAGACGAGAGTGAAGATAGTTTTCAGGATAATCGCGGAAAACTTTATTATTGGATGAAGAGAGTTATTGAATTAACCTTACCTAAAGTTTTTATTGCTGAAAATGTCAAAGGTTTAATCTCTTTGGCTAATCTTAAAGATATAATTGAAGATGATTTTAGTGCCATTGGTAAAGATGGATATATAGTTATCCCTAAACTTCTCTTTGCTCCCGATTACGGAATTACCCAAACTAGGGAAAGAATTATCTTTATCGGTTTAAATAAAACCTATTTAAAAGCAACAGCGATAGGACATCTAGAAAATAATGATATTTTTCCGCCTCCAACCCATAAAGTTAAAACTTACAGTACAGTGGGTCAGATATTATCAGGTTTAGCAGAACCGGAAGATGAGTTATTTGACCTCTCACAAAAAAGTTATTCAAAAGCTAAATATTATGGTAAAACTCAGGGACAAATCGAGGTTAATTTACAGGGTTTAGGTCCGACTATTCGCTCGGAACATCACGGCAATATTGAATTTAGGAGATTATCTTTAGAATTAGGGGTAAAGATAGTTAATGAGTTAGAAGCAGGGTTAAAAATGAGACGTTTAACTGTGCGGGAATGTGCGAGAATACAGACTTTTTCCGATGATTTTCAATTTGTGCGTCAACAAAACAAGGGAGATGGAAAATATTCACTTTCGGCTACGGATGGTTACAAACTAATTGGTAATGCTGTCCCACCTTTGCTTGCTTACCACATTGCTAGACACCTAGAACATCAATGGAATTATTTGTTTGAAGATATTTATTCAGTCAGCAAAAATTTATGTGTAGCATTGCCTTAA